A stretch of the Zeugodacus cucurbitae isolate PBARC_wt_2022May chromosome 6, idZeuCucr1.2, whole genome shotgun sequence genome encodes the following:
- the LOC128922611 gene encoding uncharacterized protein LOC128922611: MVPSLIWAYCTKVNNGSKVKCDLCHKQFLFNKSTSMMKHLQCAHKIAPPSSNEKQTQKRLNDSHNDFEVQPKKVLVAVESSVPSVALVPSKSSVQENSTVQSQVQGPMDRCINNANSFSETEMKTVELGAYLMEERKTIENLSLKLRNICNDWGLDDSKIAAFVSDGGANIKGAIKSEFGDGKHISCFGHVINNIGQRLIEVNITPPASESRNQVSDLPADENDAIDNLEDLITDHTQQSSLRELLSKVKQIVTFFRQSERATTELLKLQKDKPENSRLKLIQEVRTRWNSCFEMVDRFIVLADHVSKVLLQVKMDKSLKAKPPNMITGEEIDALVEVRDILKPLLQITQEVCFEKCVTLSKCIPLISSLRKKIEELTPETLIGRHLKKRMVQDIETKYGNIESVKLYACASLVDPRYKKFGFQSIRDSARAVTNVADLVKTERKLALAATVANINPQDEILAI, translated from the exons ATGGTTCCCAGTTTGATATGGGCCTATTGCACAAAAGTTAACAATGGCAGTAAAGTTAAGTGTGATTTATGTCATaaacagtttttgtttaataaaagcaCATCAATGATGAAGCACTTACAATGTGCTCACAAGATTGCTCCTCCGTCAAGTAATGAAAAACAAACTCAGAAAAGATTGAATGACAGTCACAATGATTTCGAAGTTCAGCCTAAAAAA GTTTTAGTCGCTGTCGAATCATCTGTTCCATCGGTTGCTTTGGTACCATCAAAATCATCTGTTCAAGAAAATTCCACAGTACAATCTCAGGTCCAAGGTCCTATGGATCGTTGTATAAACAATGCTAATTCTTTTTCAG AAACTGAGATGAAGACTGTTGAGCTGGGCGCTTATCTCATGGAAGAGaggaaaacaatagaaaatttgagcttgaaattaagaaatatatgcAATGACTGGGGTCTTGATGATAGTAAAATAGCAGCATTCGTTTCAGACGGGGGCGCAAACATCAAAGGAGCTATTAAAAGTGAGTTCGGCGATGGGAAACACATTTCATGTTTTGgacatgtaataaataatattggtcAGCGCCTTATCGAAGTTAATATTACTCCACCTGCATCTGAATCTCGAAATCAAGTTTCCGACTTACCCGCTGATGAAAATGATGCTATTGACAATCTTGAAGACTTAATTACAGATCATACTCAGCAATCGTCATTGCGTGAGCTATTgtcaaaagttaaacaaattgtCACATTCTTTCGACAAAGTGAAAGAGCGACTACAGAGCTGCTGAAATTACAGAAGGACAAGCCTGAAAATTCTCGTCTGAAATTAATTCAGGAAGTGCGAACGAGATGGAACTCCTGTTTTGAAATGGTTGACCGTTTCATTGTGCTTGCTGATCATGTCAGTAAAGTGCTTTTACAAGTGAAGATGGACAAATCTTTGAAAGCTAAGCCACCTAACATGATCACAGGTGAGGAAATCGATGCGTTAGTAGAAGTTCGTGACATCTTAAAACCTCTCTTGCAAATAACTCAAGAAGTTTGTTTTGAGAAATGTGTAACATTGAGCAAGTGCATtcctttgatttcaagtcttagaAAA aagaTTGAAGAGTTAACGCCAGAAACTTTAATTGGGCGACATTTGAAAAAGAGAATGGTTCAAGACATCGAAACAAAATACGGCAATATTGAATCCGTAAAACTGTACGCTTGTGCATCATTGGTTGATCCTCGttataaaaagtttggttttcaAAGTATTCGGGATTCTGCACGAGCGGTAACTAATGTCG CTGATCTTGTCAAGACAGAACGAAAATTAGCATTGGCAGCAACGGTGGCAAATATTAACCCTCAAGATGAGATATTAGCTATTTGA